A part of Aegilops tauschii subsp. strangulata cultivar AL8/78 chromosome 2, Aet v6.0, whole genome shotgun sequence genomic DNA contains:
- the LOC109761556 gene encoding uncharacterized protein: protein MADAPLYKQRREYTRELHDVDLHGNHKLHVVCTSKGEDVNKMLSMLRRKLGGMPIKLVGVDVEYTHYVKLQWAAVLQLCVEKECLVYHIFAAKDRPMELDKFLMNGEYTFVRFAIEGDKSKLKLSGLGINSDNYIDIQVEWRDPYNKKKFDSLANVVGTMIDIHYHDMKKKINRKEDHTLWGFCPLPEKLIKYAAIDAFATYESG from the exons ATGGCGGATGCACCTCTGTACAAGCAGCGCCGCGAGTACACCAGGGAGCTCCACGACGTTGACCTCCACGGCAACCACAAGCTCCACGTCGTTTGCACAAGCAAGGGTGAAGATGTGAACAAGATGCTTTCCATGCTCAGGAGGAAGCTCGGCGGAATGCCCATCAAACTAGTCGGCGTTGATGTCGAGTACACGCACTACGTGAAGCTACAGTGGGCAGCAGTGCTCCAGCTATGCGTAGAAAAAGAATGCCTTGTCTACCACATCTTTGCAGCTAAAGACAG GCCAATGgaactagacaaattcctcatgaATGGTGAGTACACCTTCGTCAGATTTGCCATTGAAGGAGACAAAAGCAAGCTGAAGCTATCTGGATTGGGGATCAACTCTGACAACTACATTGATATTCAGGTGGAATGGAGAGACCCATACAATAAAAAGAAGTTTGACTCTTTGGCTAATGTTGTCGGCACGATGATAGACATTCACTACCATgacatgaagaaaaaaattaacCGCAAGGAGGACCATACTCTGTGGGGATTTTGCCCGCTGCCAGAAAAGCTTATCAAGTATGCAGCAATAGATGCATTCGCAACATATGAGTCAGGGTGA